One genomic window of Manihot esculenta cultivar AM560-2 chromosome 16, M.esculenta_v8, whole genome shotgun sequence includes the following:
- the LOC110603156 gene encoding dehydration-responsive element-binding protein 3, with translation MTNHTQNSETESSSNSSLSSSSSSSPPSPSSSSNPNSDPVPSKLQRKLELQDPQSPSKKIKRLRDSNKHPVYRGVRMRNWGKWVSEIREPRKKSRIWLGTFPTPEMAARAHDVAALSIKGNSAILNFPELANSLPRPASLAPRDVQAAAAKAAQMDTFDQKFDSKTSSSMSSASTTSLSSLVSAIDLSTESEEELSEIVKLPSLETSYESSELRSDFLFDDSVDEWVYPPPWLQSAEDCYVGGCLFDELTPNIGSFGQGLLWDY, from the coding sequence ATGACTAATCATACTCAAAATTCAGAGACTGAGAGCAGCTCCAACTCATCGTTATCGTCATCGTCTTCGTCATCACCGCCGTCACCTTCCTCATCCTCTAACCCAAACTCTGACCCTGTCCCATCAAAACTCCAGCGAAAACTAGAGCTACAAGACCCGCAGTCCCCCTCCAAAAAAATCAAACGCTTGCGAGACTCCAACAAACACCCAGTCTACCGTGGAGTTCGCATGCGAAACTGGGGCAAATGGGTGTCTGAAATCCGTGAGCCTCGAAAAAAATCCCGCATTTGGCTCGGTACTTTCCCTACCCCTGAAATGGCAGCTCGAGCTCATGACGTCGCTGCCTTAAGCATCAAGGGCAACTCCGCCATTCTCAACTTCCCCGAGCTCGCCAACTCTCTCCCTCGTCCAGCTTCACTCGCTCCTCGTGACGTCCAAGCTGCCGCAGCAAAGGCAGCCCAAATGGACACCTTTGACCAAAAATTTGACTCAAAAACATCTTCTTCAATGTCTTCAGCGTCTACCACTTCTTTATCCTCACTGGTATCAGCGATTGATTTGTCAACAGAATCAGAAGAGGAGTTGAGTGAGATCGTGAAGTTGCCAAGTCTGGAAACGAGTTATGAGTCGTCCGAGTTGAGAAGCGATTTTCTGTTCGACGACTCGGTGGACGAGTGGGTATATCCTCCACCGTGGCTGCAAAGCGCGGAGGATTGCTACGTTGGTGGGTGTCTCTTTGATGAGTTAACGCCCAATATTGGTAGCTTTGGGCAAGGTTTGTTATGGGACTAttaa